AATTATGCTGTtctgaatgtttgtttttgtgaacTTGGTGGTGCCATACCACTGGGTAGATGCAGGTCATACCTGGTACAACTTTTGAAGTTTATCATTAGAGTCCGTGTTAAAGGgctctatgttttttttttttttgtattgctgTTCTATTATTATTCTTGTGGTACATATTTGAATGTGTACAACTGCCTTGTCCTGCCTTGTTTTGACAGGTCCAAGTTTACCTCAGTTTTTGTTTACTACTGGACTTGATTAGTCCAAGGAGCACTTTGAATACTTATTCTATTTTTGCTGTATacttaatacatatataattgtgtacattttggaaaataaaaactttaattaatctatatacattttgtggaaaataatttatttttagtgtAATTGAACACTTTGTATATTGACCCCCCAAAATAATACCTTGCCACCCCTTTGccacccctgttttaaaagtCTAGCTCCGCCACTGACAGTAGGTAAAGCCTTATGCAGGTTGGAGTCGTATACTATGCTGCACCTGCTTCTCTTATCCCAGCGGCTCCTGCACTTTCTGTCCTAAGTGTGTCAGGATAGTCGCGGCGGAATTTTGCTGAACAAGCGATTCTTCATTGCAGTTAGCGGGGTAGTAAGGAGCAAAGTGCCGGGAGCGGCAGCGGACAGTGTGCATTGGGACACGCCCCTTCCTGTCCCCCCGTCCATGTCGACTCAGTCTCCTCCAGCCTCCGCATGATCACCTTGCGATGGACAGTCTTTTGCCTAATGCCCAGTACTCTTTGTGCTCGAGGTACCTGATGCCAGAGTGTGACTGGAGCActttgctggattgctgaataaaggaGAACACTTTGCTCACCAACCATGAGGTCCGGAGTGTTTATTCTAAGTGGCTTAACTAGAGCTATTAGAGAGGttgattttaatttttcttcCACACCAGCTCTGTAATTATCTGTGTGATCTTCCTCCTGGTCGGCTGCTAAGTGGCCCTTGCCTTTGACACAGAGAGACAATACTTTGTGATCATGCCAAATATTCTCTAAGTAAACATAAAATCTTCCACTACGTCTAAATGTGTTACTTCCACTACACTGCTTGTCTGGTGCATGAATGATGCTGTATTTGTGCCATGGGGCTGAGCAAGGACACAACGAGGACAGGGGACACCGACATCGTCATTCTAGCCATTTATCACTTTCAACAACTGAAACTTTCTGAGCTCTGGGTCAGACTTCGATCAGAAAAGTCGTTGAGACAGGTTCCAATCCGTCTAGTCTGTCAGCAGCTCAGAGTTTGATGCCACTTGGACCGATCTGCAGGATGGCAGTCATGGCTGCTCACTGCTACTCCACTGTGGCTGTTTGGTGGTGTGCAAAGGCAACTGTAAGTGTCATCGAGCTGGAATTCACTGTGGGCCAATGAGGCGGCACAAACAATGACATGCAGAAATCATCATCTGATAAATACTGAGAATAACAGTAAAATGTACTGCTTGGTATAATTTTTATATCCTTGACCGTGAAGATGAAACAGTGTGTGTTTTCGTAActgtcaacacacacacacacacaagcgacCAAAATTAGAGAACAAGAAATGTTTTTGTGCTATACAATGTCACAGCTTATCCAAATTCAAAGTTATTCTAACATGAATAGATGCattttaatcatatttaatCAGTGAAAACTAGGCCATATCGAGGTTTGAAGAAGGCATTTTTTTTGTAGAAGCCTGCAGACCAATTCTGTTGACTTTTCTTGATAGTTACAATTTTCAGAAATAAATAGGAAGTATATAGGCCCTTGCTGTCAATGGCAGAGCCCATATGGTATAGTCTGAACAGATTCAAGAAAATATTCTTAGGTAACTGTTGAACCCAATTTAAGACAATGATTTaagtaatttaaaattaaataaatgacatttacCTTGCAAATGACCCTGAAACACAATAAACTCATAACTGTATTTTGTTCTGCAAACTATAtcattaaatgataaaaaaacatgaatttaGTATTATCAGGAGCAGATATATGATACGTTATTTTTCCAGTAGCGGTCACATATAATTTTGTGCAAAGTGGCCACTAGAGGTCAACCTCAACAAGTTTTTGAAAACTATGCAATTCTATGCTTAGGGCAGGTCATTAAGCACACACTGCCTCGGattcatggttcgaattacggagGTTACTGTACCCCctgatcaagacccagacccccccgccaaagagacaaaaatagcagtttgggggggtattaacattttttattgttataaaCCTAgtagtgctaattgatagccctaaccatagcttacctcaacaaagtagctcaactcgacagaacaccggtacagtcaacgttagttatgttaactagcaagataagctaagttctctatttaaaccaggcttatttggtgagataaaatcgatcatggtaattttccaaggagatgaactccctatgttttcattctcattttatcatgaataaattgtgcctttctgaaatgaattcgccacttagcctgtgtggtttattaggctaatgttaacgCATAAGGTCTAAcgtcatgctctgaaaaaacattactataagtgaaacctataggggcaacgtaaaaaaaaaaaaaactagctagcaaataataagccctattgtttgaattttagtggtatttgCATTTAgtggggcggagctgtcaattgatcaccacctggtggtgggttggctccgctggtgggggaagaagccggtcagacctggcagacccaagcgtatagtgcgggtctgctgggaacgtctggcggaatcccctgtcagagggagtttcaactcctaccttcggcagaacttctcccatgtcccgggggaggcgggggacatcgagtccgaatgggccatgttccgcgcctccattgtggaggcggctgaccggagctgtggccataaggtggtTGGTGCTTGTCGCgccggcaatccccgaacccgctggtggacaccggtggtaagggatgctgtcaagctcaagtgggacccctcggggacctccccgATGACCCCACTGGACCCCTCCACCTTCGCCCCAGCGCAAAAGATCCCTGTCAGGTCTCCACCTGTCGCCTGCCCTGGCTCACCCTCactcgccttggctggggctcgggggGCACCTGCAGGTCCATTGGTTCCTACTTGGCGGTCACCTGCAGGTTCCCCAGTCGGCAATGCCTTCACCAGCTGTGGTTGCGCGGAATGACTTCAGATGGGGACAAAACAGTCTACAGAGACAAAGTATGTAAACTGACAGGATGGTGCCAAGAAACTCATTActtaaataaactaaaaaacTTATCAAAGAAATCATAAGCTCCCTCTTCTGTACATCAAAGGAGAAGTGGAGAGTGTCTCCATCACAGAGGACCTCACTTGAACAATGAACTTCTCCGCTCTGGTCAAAAAGGCTTAACAGTCAAAAAGACACTTAAGAACATAAACCTGTCTGAGGAGCTGCTCATGTCCTTCTACAGCGAGTCATAAATACAGCCCAGAAAATAACTGGACTTCCACTGGCCATACTGATATCCAAGATGTGCatagtgtctgtgtgtttgccctgtgatgaactggcatcctgtccagggatTTCCTTGccttttgccaatttttgtacCACTTATCCTGGACTGGATCTCAAAGTGGTCCTATACACATTTcttccacccatccatccacccatccatccatccatccatccatccatccatccatccactaacAGCTTATTTTAGTCAGgggcatggggggaggggggggctggagcctagtTATACATTTTATGTGAAATACATATAAGCTTGATAAtataaacaaaagaaaagctttattcagtttttttacaaatatgttttttcaaataaatttcAAATACAGTTTACACTTTATGGCAGTGTGTATAAACATGAAATGTATTTCAAGAATTATCAGTAAAGCAATAGAAAATACAGCCACAGATACTAAAAGTGTAACACCAATAAAAAGCTGCACATttatttcatgtgtttttttacCCAAGTTGTTCCTCTTCCACCAGCTCTGTTATTGTGCTGTTAATTcaaaatttacattttcataaACTCTTTCTTGAATATTTACATTTCCATAGTCTGGGAACTCACAGGATTCCTCAGAATATCTGTTGCTAGTTCCACTCTTCTCCCTAGAAAAGTCCTAAGGTGGAAAACAGAAATGAATAAAGCACAAAACCAAATTTACATAGATATACATTTTGATGAAAGTAGTACAATTTAGACTTGCCATGAAATTGGCATAAATAGCTGACTCAGCCTGTTTTTCTGAATCGCTGCACAGGTCCTTGTCTTCTCTCTGTGAATTCAAAAGATTAAAATTCTTCTATAAAACCTGACGCATCATGTGACCAAAAGATAATCAGAAACGAGGTCATACTTTCTTGGTTCCTTCTTTGGTTTTGTCCACATTGAGTGAATTTATCCTGTAACAGAGACAAATTAAATACTTAGCagttaaatttttaatttaaaagaaaGGAATGTAGTGATACAAGTCTTTAAAGACAACACATTACCTTTTCATGAAGATGATAATCACAACAGCTCCAATTAACACAATCAATAATACTCCCACAACagtaattataattattgtatTAAAATGACCTGTAAACAGAGAAAACCAGGAAAACGTTGCATCAGATACACACTGTTTACAGAGCTGACAGTAGTGATGGAGTAACCTCACAGTGTTACTGCACAGTGTCCTCAGAACTGACAGTGAGGGATTAATCATGTTAATAGAATAAACTGATTAACTATAAGGATCCCAATATGTAACGTGAATATTACAAATACCGGTCatcttaaaacaaacaaatgtgttGGAATGTAAATACGGagcgtaatatatatataaaaaaacaacaataaagtaGCAATGTTTGGAATTCTCATATGTAAATGAAATGCTGAGCCAGACAATAACCCTGCTACATAAAACCCACAATTTATTTTCACAGATATGATTTCAGCTCCCATTCTGCACTGTTCTGTCAATACATAATTCCTCTattataaaaattacataaacatactTTTACAGCcagtttaaaagtttaaagGAATAATTCCTTTATTAAACTTTACTTACTTTCAACAATGATATTCACTTCATTAGATGCAGCTACCGTTCTGCCATTTAAAGCACATGAATATTTTCCTGTGTGATGATAGGATATGGGACTGAAGTGAAGTGTGGACTGTGTTTCTGGAAGCTGCTGGTTGTCCTTAAACCAggtgaattctgattggctaagAGAGCAGCTGTCTGTGTCACATGTCAGGTTCACAGTGTCTCCTTCCCTTATTGTTCCATTTACTCTGGATGAGGTCATCACCACCTTCAGTTCTAAAATTATACAATATGAGAAAGAACAAATAACTGCAAATTTCTGCAGCAGTATGTAGATTGACCCAGGCTTAAAACAATATGGCAAAGAGGAGAAATCCTATCACTAAAAGAAAGTCAAGCATTTTTCCACAACATGTGATATTATGCTGTGTAGTTAGATTCTCATTGCTCTAATTTGCTTTCTGGTCCATATACTTCTGTTGGTATTCAAATTCTCCTCTTCATTGACAAGCACACCATAAATCAGGcaatattttaatgttatttagaACGTGATATGTATTTCACATAGAATGAAAATACTCTGCAAGATATtgcatttaatttatattatgCAAGAATTAGCTGAAATTTGAGGTAAAGACTCACCTTCAACTTGAAGAGTCACTCCAGGTCCACCACACTTCTCACACCTGTTTGTTATGAATCTGAATCTATACTCTCCAGCATCCGTCTCTCTAATGTTCTTTATCTGCAATGCACAGTTCCTTGTGTTGTTCCCCATGAATTCTGCTCTGCCTGTGTACTCAGCACTAATGTTTGTATTATTACTGTGACAGACATATGGTTTTCCAGTACAGCCCACATCATTATGACTCCACATCCTGGAGTCCACTTTGTGTGGCTCTGGATACTCATATTCACACTGAATGAGCACAGTCGATCCTCTCAATGCACACAAGTTTCTCTCTGTGTAACGCACAGTCCATGTGCCATCTATAATCCACAGAGAACATGAAGCAATGGTTTATTCATCACTGTTTTGGTAAAGTCCTGACTTTAAAGTTATTAGAGAAAATGCCAGTATTGAGCCACTAACCTTCAACAGACAAATTCACTGTTTCAGACACAGTCTGTCTGTTGCCTTTTAATCCACAGGAGTAGCTTGCAGAGTGATATTTGCAGGCAGGACTGAAGTGAAGTGTGGACTGTGTTTCTGGGAGCTGCTGGTTGTCCTTAAACCAggtgaattctgattggctgagagagcAGCTGTCTGTGTCACATGTCAGGTTCACAGAGTCTCCTTCCCTTATTGTTCCATTTACTCTGCATGAGGTCATCACCACCTTCAGTtctaaaattatataatatgAGAAAGAACAAATAACTGCAAATTCCTCTAGTAGTATGTAAGGATTTTCTGACACTGGCTGTAAACAATATTACAAAGAGGAGAAATCCTATCACTAAAAGAAAGTTAAGCATTTTTATGGAACACATGTGATAGTTTCATATGTAGTTAGAATCTCATTACTCATTAATTTGCTTTCCGGTTCATATACTTCTGTTGGTATTGAAATTCTCCTCTGCATTGACAAGCACTGCATAAATAATGCAATATTTTCTGtaattttaaacataatatgtaTCTCACATGGAACATAAATGCCCTGCAAACAGGCGCGTAGCCAGTAATGGGCCAGGGCGGCACTGGCCCGCCCACATTACTCCCTGGCCCACCCAGGCAAGTttgatcaaaatacatttttagtttatttttattattcaaatgtattaaaaaatatatattcatataaacctgatttatttatttcaaaccGTTCTCTGCTGagagttttcattattttaatttcttttactTTTAGCCTACTTTATTTTCGGGTGAACTGTCTGCTCTGCACTGCTGACTAACCTGAATAAAATAGACAGGTTATTGTCTATGCTGGTGGTTTGTCCAGCCTTTATTGAGCACTGTTGAACATGATGGTTAgacggtgttttgttattgcctttgccgaatattgcaaaataaaggtgcgtttttgcagtttgtttgtctattattttttctactctctaaggtttaattattatttaagtaatattttttctAGGAAAAAATATAGGCCCGCTCACTTTTTCAATAGCCCGCCCAAAATACAATTTCTGCCTACGCCACTGCCTGCAAAGATATTAAATTTAGTTTATAATATACAAAAATTAGCTGAAATTTGAGGTAAAGACTCACCATCAACTTGAAGAGTCACTCCAGGTCCACCACACTTCTCACACCCGTTCGTTATGAATCTGAATCTATACTCTCCAGCATCCGTCTCTCTAATGTTCTTTATCTGCAATGCACAGTTCCTTGTGTTGTTCCCCAAGAATTCCGCTCTGCCTGTGTACTCAGCACTAATGTTTGCATTATTACTGTGACAGACATATGATTTTCCAGTACAGTCCACATCATTCCGACTCCACATCCTGGAGTCCACTTTGTGTGGCTCTGGATATCCATATTCACACTGAATGAACACAGTCGATCCTCTCAATGCACACAGGTTTCTCTCTGTGTAACGCACAGTCCATGCACCATCTATAATCCACAGAGAACATGAAGCAATGATTTATTCATCTTGGTTTTGGTAAAGTTTTGACTTTAAGCTTATTAGAAAAAATACAAGGCTTCATGGCAGTTTTATGAGAGGTATTTCCCGTAAAAAAGAAAACGAAAATTATAATGATAAAATGTAAATACCATAATCACTTCACCATTTTGATTTCAAAGTCTATGGGCAAAGATCCAGCAAAAATCTTTCACTCACACTTGTCATTTGTGAAAAAAGATacaattttaaaacattttttttcttttcattatcCCTTTAGTATTCTAATCTTCCAGTTTGATTTCCTagtttgctttttcattttcatgttcaCACCATgcaaatacagtatatgttaaCTGATTCAGGGAAGTGGGCGGAGCTATGCATCAGTGTGTCAGGCAGTGCTGTACTTCGTCGGTGTGGTCGCTGTTTTCCAAACGGCAAAGTCACACGTAGATTAAGTTAGCTACTTCTTAGCAGCTTTCGATTCATTTAGCTTCTTATTCTTAGCGTCTTATTCCTACAGTAGCTTCACTAGAGGGGAGTGGTCGCAGCAGCACATGCTGAAGTTTATAGTTGAGAcattctccatccatccatcaccgtaactgcttaatcccaactgggatcgtgggggggactggagcctatcccaggaacaatgggtgcAGGTGGGAACTGAGCAGTCGTCAAGACATCGCTGGGCACAAGTGCGcatgcgcgcgcgcacacacacacacacacacacacacacacacacacacatacatacaattacagggccaatttagacttgCCAATcaaccgtgggaggaaaccggagctcACAGCAAAAATGCACACGAACACAAGGAGAGCGCCTTCAGTCACAAGAAGCGATTCATTTACTTAAATAATATGTTTGACACTTTGTTGAAGTCATTCACATCATAATCATGCATATGATTATTACGCCCTCTCCATCCTCTTGTCTGCCTTCTCCATCCTCGTCTGCCCTCTCCATCCTTCTTGTCTGCTCTCTCTATCATCTTGTCTGCCCTCTACTTCCTCTAATCTGCCCTAACCTTCCTCTTGTCATGCTCTCTCCATCTTCTTGTCTGCCCTCTATCGTCTTGTCTGCCCTCTATCGTCTTGTCTGCCCTCTATCGTCTTGTCTGCCCTCTATCGTCTTGTCTGCCCTCTATCGTCTTGTCTGCCCTCTATCGTCTTGTCTGCCCTCTATCGTCTTGTCTGCCCTCTATCGTCTTGTCTGCCCTCTATCGTCTTGTCTGCCCTCTATCGTCTTGTCTGCCCTCTATCGTCTTGTCTGCCCTCTATCGTCTTGTCTGCCCTCTCCTTCCTCTCATCTACCCTCTCTATCATCTTGTCTGCCCTCTCCTTCCTCTCATCTACCCTCTCCTTCCTCTTATCTGCTCTCTCCATCTTCTTATCTGCCCTCTATCATCTTGTCTG
This is a stretch of genomic DNA from Paramormyrops kingsleyae isolate MSU_618 chromosome 7, PKINGS_0.4, whole genome shotgun sequence. It encodes these proteins:
- the LOC111857336 gene encoding neural cell adhesion molecule 1-B-like isoform X1, coding for MGLQYALNFWILTVFFLTGVLGSEWGVEYSGNPLCAIRRSTVVIPCSYKYPDSLRVETVMWCQNDDETCDKMLYVSHSNKTNIIAGYRDRAEYLGNKEKNCTLQIKNITDKDAGVYTFRFTTNEPAGKWTGKPGINLKVDDGAWTVRYTERNLCALRGSTVFIQCEYGYPEPHKVDSRMWSRNDVDCTGKSYVCHSNNANISAEYTGRAEFLGNNTRNCALQIKNIRETDAGEYRFRFITNGCEKCGGPGVTLQVDELKVVMTSCRVNGTIREGDSVNLTCDTDSCSLSQSEFTWFKDNQQLPETQSTLHFSPACKYHSASYSCGLKGNRQTVSETVNLSVEDGTWTVRYTERNLCALRGSTVLIQCEYEYPEPHKVDSRMWSHNDVGCTGKPYVCHSNNTNISAEYTGRAEFMGNNTRNCALQIKNIRETDAGEYRFRFITNRCEKCGGPGVTLQVEELKVVMTSSRVNGTIREGDTVNLTCDTDSCSLSQSEFTWFKDNQQLPETQSTLHFSPISYHHTGKYSCALNGRTVAASNEVNIIVESHFNTIIIITVVGVLLIVLIGAVVIIIFMKRINSLNVDKTKEGTKKREDKDLCSDSEKQAESAIYANFMDFSREKSGTSNRYSEESCEFPDYGNVNIQERVYENVNFELTAQ
- the LOC111857336 gene encoding neural cell adhesion molecule 1-B-like isoform X2, producing MWCQNDDETCDKMLYVSHSNKTNIIAGYRDRAEYLGNKEKNCTLQIKNITDKDAGVYTFRFTTNEPAGKWTGKPGINLKVDDGAWTVRYTERNLCALRGSTVFIQCEYGYPEPHKVDSRMWSRNDVDCTGKSYVCHSNNANISAEYTGRAEFLGNNTRNCALQIKNIRETDAGEYRFRFITNGCEKCGGPGVTLQVDELKVVMTSCRVNGTIREGDSVNLTCDTDSCSLSQSEFTWFKDNQQLPETQSTLHFSPACKYHSASYSCGLKGNRQTVSETVNLSVEDGTWTVRYTERNLCALRGSTVLIQCEYEYPEPHKVDSRMWSHNDVGCTGKPYVCHSNNTNISAEYTGRAEFMGNNTRNCALQIKNIRETDAGEYRFRFITNRCEKCGGPGVTLQVEELKVVMTSSRVNGTIREGDTVNLTCDTDSCSLSQSEFTWFKDNQQLPETQSTLHFSPISYHHTGKYSCALNGRTVAASNEVNIIVESHFNTIIIITVVGVLLIVLIGAVVIIIFMKRINSLNVDKTKEGTKKREDKDLCSDSEKQAESAIYANFMDFSREKSGTSNRYSEESCEFPDYGNVNIQERVYENVNFELTAQ
- the LOC111857336 gene encoding neural cell adhesion molecule 1-B-like isoform X3 produces the protein MWSRNDVDCTGKSYVCHSNNANISAEYTGRAEFLGNNTRNCALQIKNIRETDAGEYRFRFITNGCEKCGGPGVTLQVDELKVVMTSCRVNGTIREGDSVNLTCDTDSCSLSQSEFTWFKDNQQLPETQSTLHFSPACKYHSASYSCGLKGNRQTVSETVNLSVEDGTWTVRYTERNLCALRGSTVLIQCEYEYPEPHKVDSRMWSHNDVGCTGKPYVCHSNNTNISAEYTGRAEFMGNNTRNCALQIKNIRETDAGEYRFRFITNRCEKCGGPGVTLQVEELKVVMTSSRVNGTIREGDTVNLTCDTDSCSLSQSEFTWFKDNQQLPETQSTLHFSPISYHHTGKYSCALNGRTVAASNEVNIIVESHFNTIIIITVVGVLLIVLIGAVVIIIFMKRINSLNVDKTKEGTKKREDKDLCSDSEKQAESAIYANFMDFSREKSGTSNRYSEESCEFPDYGNVNIQERVYENVNFELTAQ